Within Metabacillus sp. KUDC1714, the genomic segment CATTAGTAACGGTACTAATATATCTTTTAAAAGATGAAAAGCTGTAGAGATTGTTTCTTCCGTATACCAAGGAGTAGAGAATGCTACAACTTCTCCCCATCCACTTATCCCCTCAAGATCTGTCACTTCAACTAGAATACTCTCTCGATCGGTAACATGGCCAATGCTAGAGGTAAAAGGAGTTTTTAAAGTTTGAGTGATATGATGTAACGTGACTGTTTTAATTTTTATCATTTAATCGCTTCATCCCTTATTTAGCCAATCTTTTAATTCTCTACGGAGTAGTTTATTTGATGCATTTCTTGGAAGTTCTTCAATTACCTTAAAATCTTTTGGTACTTTATAAGCTGCTAAACGCTCTTTGCAGTATTCTACAAGCTCTATTTTAGATAGCTCTTCATGTAAAACAACAAATGCATATGGGGTCTGTCCCCATTTTTCATCTTCAACACCGACTATCCCTGCATCCCTAATCTTAGGATGTGATAGCAAGGTTGCTTCAATTTCTGCAGGATAAACATTTTCTCCACCAGAAATGATTAAATCTGAACGGCGGTCAAGTACAAATAAAAAGCCATCATCATCTTTGTATCCTTGGTCTCCAGTATGTAGCCAGCCATCCTGAATAGCTTCTTCAGTTGCTTTTGTTCTCTTCCAATAGCCTTTTGTTATGTTGGGACCTTTAACTAGGATTTCTCCCTCTTCATTTGCTAGGCATTCTTTTCCGTCCTTCACAATTTTTATCTGACACGAAAATAACGGCTTACCAGCCGATCCCAACTTTTTCATACTATGCTCAGGAGTCAAAGTGACCACTTGTGAAGAGGTTTCTGTCATTCCATATGTTTGATAAACCGGAATTTGCCGGGTTTGGCATTCCTCAAGTAAGCTTTTTGGGACCGGACCACCACCTGCAAGCATACAACGAAATGAATCAGGATATTGCTGTTTGTCTAGTTTTTCAAGCATCTGTTGGAGCATCGTAGTAACAACTGAAACAATTGTAACTTTATCCTGAATAATGGCATCATTCATTTTATTAGCGTCAAAACGTTCAAGTAAGATAATCCCCATTCCATAAATTACACTACGCATTAAAATTGATAAGCCACTAATATGAAAAAGTGGAACTGCCAACAGCCAGCGATCATTAGACTGCAACCCTAAATTTAAAGCAGAACCGATTGCACTTGACCAGTGATTTCCGAATGTTTGCATGACGCCTTTCGGATTTCCTGTAGTTCCAGAAGTATACATAATTGTGGCAACTTGTTCAGGAGTATACTCTCCATCAACATTTATGAAACTTTGAACTTCATCATTTACTTGATGAATCTGTTCGCTTACAATGATATTTTTCTTGTCCTTAAGACCATTTATTTTACCCAGATATTCCTGGTTACTAATGATATGAACTGCCTCTACATCGAGAACCTGCCATTCTAATTCATGATCTGAAAGACGAGTGTTTAACATAACAGCCACTGCACCTATAGACATTACCGCATAGATTGTTTCAACCATTTCAATACTATTTTTCATTAAGATTGCAGTATGATGACCTGACTCAACACCAGATAATGATAATAGATGTGCACGTTGTTTTACCCTAGTATGAAGTTGCTGAAAAGAAAGCATTTCTTTGTCTGTTTTTATTGCGAGTCGATCAGGTGTCAGCTCTGCACGTTGTTTTAACCAATTAGGCATGAATTGATTCATTTTCCCACCACCAAATATAAGTAATGCGTAAAGTCACTGTTTAATCATTGATAAAAAAGAAAGTTTCTTCATAATAATCTTAGGCTGTTTTCGCAAACTTTGTTGCTTTTAAAATAGTATTGGGTTGGTTGATTGCAGCGAGAGGATGCTCGCTTTCCGTGGGGCGGGCGATGAGCCTCCTCAGCGCGAAGCGCCTGCGGGGTCTCATCTGTCCCGCTACTCCCACAGGAGTCTCGCATATCCGTTCCAATCAACTTAATCAGTTTTGTTAAAAAACAACAATCTTTTAGAAAAGAGCCTAATCTTAAGACTAAAAGGTCTAGACGTCTTGATAATTGCCTTAATAAAAACAGCTTGATGAGCTAATAATCATCAAGCTGTCAAACACATTATTTAGCTTATTAAGGGAAACGCGGGAATTGCTTAAAGTCTGGTGTACGCTTTTCTTTAAATGCGTCACGACCTTCTTTTGCCTCATCTGTCGTATAGTAGAGTAATGTCGCATCACCAGCAAATTGTTGAATTCCAGCAAGTCCATCAGTATCAGCGTTGAATGCTGCTTTTAAGAAACGGATCGCTGTTGGACTCTTCTCTAAAATTTCTTCACACCATTGCACTGTTTCCGCTTCTAATTGATCAAGAGGAACTACAGTGTTAACTAATCCCATATCCAACGCTTCTTGTGCATTGTATTGTCTGCATAGGAACCAAATTTCTCGAGCTTTCTTGTGACCAACGATTCTTGCAAGATAGCCTGAACCATAACCCGCATCAAAGCTTCCTACTTTCGGACCTGTTTGTCCAAATACTGCATTGTCTGCTGCAATTGTTAAGTCACAAACAATATGTAATACATGGCCTCCACCGATTGCATATCCCGCTACCATTGCAATAACAGGCTTTGGAATTACTCGGATTAAGCGTTGTAAATCGAGAACATTTAGACGTGGAATTTGATCATCTCCAACATATCCACCATGTCCTCTAACTTTCTGGTCTCCACCTGAACAAAATGCTTTTCCACCTTCACCCGTTAAGATAATCACTCCAACGTTTTCATCATCACGGGCATATGCAAATGCATCAATTAATTCCATAACTGTTTTTGGCGTAAAAGCATTATGTACGTGTGGACGATTAATTGAGATTTTTGCAATACCATTATATGTTTGATAGATAATCTCTTCATACTTACGTTCGCTAACCCATTCAATTGCCATTTTTAATCCTCCTAGTTAACAGACAGATCTGTATTTAAAAACTCATTTACTATTTTACCAAAAATTCGCGGTTGTTCCACATGTATTGCATGACCAGCGTCGTTTATTTGTTTTACGACTGAAATAGAAAGATGCTCGTCCATATTTTTAGCTATATCACAAAACTTCTTATCTAATTCCCCACACAAGAGGAGAACTGGAATCTTTATATTCGGAAGCTCTTCCCACAAAGAAACTTGAGCACCTGTTCCCATTCCAATTAAGCTATTTGCCAAGCCAAGATTTGAGTTTTGTAATCTTTGCTGCCTAATCGAATTCCTTTGCTGTATCGGTAACCGTTTCTGCGTAGCAAATAGCGGAATGTTTTCCCATCTTTCAACAAACTTGACAATCCCATCTCTAACAATTTCACCTGCTAACTTTTCATCTTCATGTTTACGCTTTTCTCGCTCTTCCACAAATTTTAAACCAGGTGAACTACTCTCTAAAATTAATTTATTTACTCTGTTAGGAAAAGTTGCTGCAAAAGCTAAAGCCAACCTTCCACCCATTGAATAACCGAGAAAATTTGCTTTCTCGATCTTTATTTCGTCTAAAATACTTGCAAGGTCCTTTACAACTTCCTCCATTTTATATCTAGAGGGAGCTTCAGGACTTTCTGTATTTCCATGGCCAATAATGTCGATCAATATGAAGGTGCAATTCCTTAAATCATTCATAACTGACTTCCAGTTATGAGAAGATCCTGTAAAACCATGAAGTAAGACAAGTGGTTCCCCTTCAGAATAAACATCTACGTGATAATGTATGCCTCTAATTTTCATCATTTCAACACTTTTCTTATTTCCTGGGAAACATGATCTAACAATTCCCGATGAACTTTGACACGAGTTTTTCGATCAGTTGGGATTTCAATGACCTTTAGACCCTTCCTGGACTTGGTTGAATGAAGAGATGTATGTAATTCTTTCCAGCTTTCGACTTTTTGATATGAACCATTATACATGTCAACAACTTTTGAAAAGTCTAAACCAATTGCTGTTCCATACAATGTTTCAAAATGCTTTTCTTCATTAGACTGTGGTAAAAAGGAGAAAATCCCGCCACCATCATTATTAACTAAAAGAATCGTTAGATCGAGATTGTTCATTTTCGCAGCTAAAAGCCCGTTTAAATCATGATAAAAAGATAAATCACCAATTAATAAAAACGTTGGTTGTTCAGCATTTACACTAGCTCCGAGTGCTGTCGACACGATCCCATCAATGCCACTCGCTCCCCGATTTGCCATGATTTTAATTTCCTTGTTAGTATTTCCAAAAAATGTATCAACATCGCGAATTGGCATGCTATTTCCTACAAAAAGTGTGCAGCGATCTGGTAAAAACTGCTGTAGCTCTCGAACAATTTTCCCTTCAAACATCTCAGTCATTTGTTCTAATGATTGGTTTATCATTTTCCAGTATAACTTATCACATTGGATCCAGGATTGATAAAACTGAGAAGCCTGTTTTTTATTTACTTTCCTGATCATACTTTGACAAAAAGCAGTTTCATCACATGTTACCAAGTGTGAAGCGTTAAGCGTTGGATCTCGGTAGGTACCACCCTGGTCAACGACTATTTGTATAATATCAGGATTATTTTTCAGCATTTGCATGAGTGGTTTTGACACAGGCATTGCACCAAAGCGTATGACAACTTCAGGCTTTAGCTTTTCTACTAATTCTTTGTCCTTCAAGATTGAGTCATAGCTATCCATAATCCCCTGCTTATTATGCACACCAGCTCTCAATTGTGATAAAGGATCCGCTATAACAGGAAACTTCAAATACTCTGATAGGCTTTGAACATTCTCAACAAACCCCTGATCATAATGTTCACCACAAATTATTAAGCCATTGGTTTTATCTTCAAAAAAATTCGCGATTTTATCCATTTCATCCTCTGGTAAAAATGAATTTGTCGGTGATATATGTAAATATGTACTTTTTGTATCTAGTTTACTCCACAAGTTAGGTATGTTGACATTAGGAATTAATGGCTCACGAAATGGAAAGTTTAAATGAACGACTCCAGCAGGACTTGTTTTTGATGTTCCAACTGCTCTCGCTGCCACTGTTCTTACATACCGGAGCATATTAGGTTGTTCTTCTGGTAATGCAAGGTCAACAAACCATTTCGGATAGTTACCATACATATGTATTTGGTCGATTGCTTGAGGTGCACCAACATCTCTTAATTCATGAGGTCTGTCTGCAGTTAATATTAATAATGGAACCCTAGCATAATGTGCTTCTACAATTGCTGGATAGTAATTGGCAGCAGCAGTACCAGATGTACAAAGCAAGGCAACAGTCTTTTTTTGCGACTTGGCGATCCCAAGTGCAAAAAAGCCTGCTGATCTCTCATCAATATTAATGTAACACGTAAGCTTAGGATGCTCGGCCATTAAGATAGCTAAGGGTGTAGAGCGTGACCCCGGACTAATAACAACCTTATCAACACCAGAGCTTACTAATTCATCAACAAAGCTTGCTACATACTGTGTAAATGAATCAAGTTCATTCATTTTCTACCCCTCCTAACGCTGACAACATTGGCTTTAATTTCATTTTTGTTTCGAAGTATTCCGATTCTGGATCAGATTCCTCTACAATACCACACCCTGCAAACAAGGCTGCTCGATTGCCTTCTATCAATCCCGAACGTATTGCAACAACAAATTCACCATTGTCTTCATGATCAATCCATCCAACTGGTGCAGCATACCATCCTCTATGCATCGGTTCTAGCTCTCGGATTTTTTCGATCGCTTTTTCTTTTGGAAATCCTCCTAATGCAGGAGTGGGATGCAATCTTTCAACCATTGAAAGCAAAGTATGACCATTCTTTGCAAAGCCTTTAACAGGTGTATATAAATGTTGGATATTATTTGTTTTTAATAAAGCAGGAGCTTCAGGAGCACTTACTTCAAAGCAACAATGTTCAAACGCATCTTTAATCATTTTCACAACAATATCGTGTTCGATTAAATTCTTATCATC encodes:
- the menB gene encoding 1,4-dihydroxy-2-naphthoyl-CoA synthase; translated protein: MAIEWVSERKYEEIIYQTYNGIAKISINRPHVHNAFTPKTVMELIDAFAYARDDENVGVIILTGEGGKAFCSGGDQKVRGHGGYVGDDQIPRLNVLDLQRLIRVIPKPVIAMVAGYAIGGGHVLHIVCDLTIAADNAVFGQTGPKVGSFDAGYGSGYLARIVGHKKAREIWFLCRQYNAQEALDMGLVNTVVPLDQLEAETVQWCEEILEKSPTAIRFLKAAFNADTDGLAGIQQFAGDATLLYYTTDEAKEGRDAFKEKRTPDFKQFPRFP
- the menD gene encoding 2-succinyl-5-enolpyruvyl-6-hydroxy-3-cyclohexene-1-carboxylic-acid synthase; this encodes MNELDSFTQYVASFVDELVSSGVDKVVISPGSRSTPLAILMAEHPKLTCYINIDERSAGFFALGIAKSQKKTVALLCTSGTAAANYYPAIVEAHYARVPLLILTADRPHELRDVGAPQAIDQIHMYGNYPKWFVDLALPEEQPNMLRYVRTVAARAVGTSKTSPAGVVHLNFPFREPLIPNVNIPNLWSKLDTKSTYLHISPTNSFLPEDEMDKIANFFEDKTNGLIICGEHYDQGFVENVQSLSEYLKFPVIADPLSQLRAGVHNKQGIMDSYDSILKDKELVEKLKPEVVIRFGAMPVSKPLMQMLKNNPDIIQIVVDQGGTYRDPTLNASHLVTCDETAFCQSMIRKVNKKQASQFYQSWIQCDKLYWKMINQSLEQMTEMFEGKIVRELQQFLPDRCTLFVGNSMPIRDVDTFFGNTNKEIKIMANRGASGIDGIVSTALGASVNAEQPTFLLIGDLSFYHDLNGLLAAKMNNLDLTILLVNNDGGGIFSFLPQSNEEKHFETLYGTAIGLDFSKVVDMYNGSYQKVESWKELHTSLHSTKSRKGLKVIEIPTDRKTRVKVHRELLDHVSQEIRKVLK
- the menH gene encoding 2-succinyl-6-hydroxy-2,4-cyclohexadiene-1-carboxylate synthase — protein: MMKIRGIHYHVDVYSEGEPLVLLHGFTGSSHNWKSVMNDLRNCTFILIDIIGHGNTESPEAPSRYKMEEVVKDLASILDEIKIEKANFLGYSMGGRLALAFAATFPNRVNKLILESSSPGLKFVEEREKRKHEDEKLAGEIVRDGIVKFVERWENIPLFATQKRLPIQQRNSIRQQRLQNSNLGLANSLIGMGTGAQVSLWEELPNIKIPVLLLCGELDKKFCDIAKNMDEHLSISVVKQINDAGHAIHVEQPRIFGKIVNEFLNTDLSVN
- a CDS encoding o-succinylbenzoate--CoA ligase is translated as MNQFMPNWLKQRAELTPDRLAIKTDKEMLSFQQLHTRVKQRAHLLSLSGVESGHHTAILMKNSIEMVETIYAVMSIGAVAVMLNTRLSDHELEWQVLDVEAVHIISNQEYLGKINGLKDKKNIIVSEQIHQVNDEVQSFINVDGEYTPEQVATIMYTSGTTGNPKGVMQTFGNHWSSAIGSALNLGLQSNDRWLLAVPLFHISGLSILMRSVIYGMGIILLERFDANKMNDAIIQDKVTIVSVVTTMLQQMLEKLDKQQYPDSFRCMLAGGGPVPKSLLEECQTRQIPVYQTYGMTETSSQVVTLTPEHSMKKLGSAGKPLFSCQIKIVKDGKECLANEEGEILVKGPNITKGYWKRTKATEEAIQDGWLHTGDQGYKDDDGFLFVLDRRSDLIISGGENVYPAEIEATLLSHPKIRDAGIVGVEDEKWGQTPYAFVVLHEELSKIELVEYCKERLAAYKVPKDFKVIEELPRNASNKLLRRELKDWLNKG